The following coding sequences are from one Diprion similis isolate iyDipSimi1 chromosome 9, iyDipSimi1.1, whole genome shotgun sequence window:
- the LOC124410456 gene encoding protein lingerer-like isoform X3, translating to MSSSNKSSVPSGGRGANKNKSSQQHSKSDHHHSKSTDTAKHDKAQPNTDQMRHAQIIDTRMAGGEDPTLKERIKQVMDMTRRSEDEVVLALHDCDGDLDRAVNNLLEGVTQEWEVKKKKTRQPGGSKQNADQSGGQDDGGDWEERRNQRGGGPPRLRGRGANHDNRGWRGRENKENERNMEDSSREGGYSGNRRGRGAPGRSGRGGRGGGRGLGPRTFANRGDNGSGAPGHSFSRPIDTWTGSEEQQQTVQEPKMDAWNNLEPTEDWDNEEYTGSLADTKVFTPSGGLPEPTPGAEDPKHQEVQPLQSAQTVKLSPLQQDELPKLSDTSMQQHQQQLQQQQQSMVSQQQQQTQSMLNMPTMQLPQQPHVSTGGVLTAAQSQYFTQLTQQTSENLKAANQGAFSSTMNNQPQRQPKQRPRVPPPSKIPSSAVEMPGDAVNSGIGFLDVQFGALEFGTDAGSLDGSATEKYSAANSATPGIDVTPLTNVTNPTNASNTLDIETSQTNTNQYNATSQMLSSNDSLPVSSDHSLSSQSGFVARSGNSAPSLDITKQDFSSQVSPGNTPGYGTTAAYQSQKTAYQPSNATPNSYNAYSTSTQSTQSSFPAQSASNSSSYSATAAVTQVSGYNTSSSYSQNNASTFNQTSPAAVASAASTYSQNTTNQVFQPASGYVPATTSQYQPQSVATNTAANSNSGYQATGYQGSSSFQSTPQAYQNSGANFTSPITQASSGYQSATQSVYASAYSSYGSQPQTGTHNHKLNSGTNKDSQYDGSATTSSNSLATTSAPALGLPTTANSSQAKATSSNAVPKSTSSGVVTGSGSGAGSMTGGSAAGSMAPILSHQYIMGQGVPYAAFQQPMYSYEDLQLMQQRIPHMTTGPATSLGGGRGDALTGVQGVQGVQGVQGAYTSISDARFARNDSNASPVPSTMSQQTATQHQQPMMNPTLPPGYAYFAYGGGMMPGSFQYGTPAIYPQIAAAGNAGTNSGAYSAKPGSYGSGYGGGASYDALASAGPAGEYKGASSGYTGTQTGKTGTSTGNTNSGGSSATEISATMYGKSHVALNKVNSYDKQTFHSATPPPFGLAGSQSAALPGGYGAPHLFIPTMPHQLHQPLHQDSGSTTGQRSNASSQNKAQAKPGGYSPSYWAGGN from the exons ATGAGTTCAAGCAACAAATCGTCGGTGCCCTCCGGAGGGAGAGGCGCCAATAAGAACAAGTCATCACAGCAACACAGCAAGTCTGACCATCATCACTCCAAGTCCACAGACACAGCCAAACACGACAAAGCACAG CCTAATACGGACCAGATGCGACACGCACAAATCATTGACACTCGGATGGCTGGCGGGGAGGATCCGACACTAAAAGAGCGCATAAAGCAAGTGATGGATATGACACGCCGTTCCGAGGACGAAGTGGTGCTAGCTCTGCATGATTGTGACGGTGATTTGGATCGTGCTGTCAATAATCTGCTTGAGGGTGTCACGCAGGAATGggaagtgaaaaagaagaagacccGTCAACCGGGAGGCTCAAAGCAGAATGCTGATCAATCAGGTGGCCAGGACGACGGTGGAGATTGGGAAGAGAGACGTAACCAACGAGGCGGTGGGCCTCCACGTTTGCGAGGACGCGGAGCAAACCATGACAATCGTGGCT GGCGTGGACGAGAGAACAAAGAGAATGAACGAAACATGGAAGATAGTAGCCGTGAGGGTGGGTACAGCGGAAACAGACGCGGCAGAGGCGCACCTGGTCGGTCAGGACGTGGTGGTCGAGGAGGTGGTAGGGGTCTTGGACCCCGTACTTTTGCCAATCGAGGTGATAATGGCTCAGGTGCACCGGGGCACAGCTTTAGTCGTCCCATTGACACTTGGACTGGCAGTGAAGAACAGCAACAGACAGTTCAGGAGCCCAAGATGG ATGCTTGGAATAATCTCGAACCCACTGAGGATTGGGATAACGAAGAATATACTGGCTCTCTAGCAGACACTAAAGTTTTTACTCCGAGTGGCGGTTTGCCTGAACCTACACCTGGCGCAGAAGATCCAAAGCACCAAGAAGTTCAACCCCTACAGTCGGCTCAAACTGTTAAACTATCTCCATTGCAACAAGAT GAACTGCCCAAGTTGTCAGATACTTCCATGCAGCAACATCAACAGCAgttacagcagcagcaacaatcCATGGTCTctcagcaacagcagcagacACAGTCGATGTTGAATATGCCAACGATGCAATTACCTCAACAACCTCACGTCTCGACCGGAGGAGTTCTTACAGCTGCCCAGAGTCAGTATTTCACTCAGCTTACTCAACAAACGAGTGAAAACTTGAAGGCAGCCAATCAAGGCGCGTTCTCGTCAACGATGAACAATCAG CCCCAGAGGCAACCAAAGCAGCGACCTCGAGTACCCCCTCCTTCAAAGATCCCGTCAAGCGCGGTTGAAATGCCTGGCGATGCTGTGAACAGTGGTATTGGATTTCTCGACGTTCAGTTTGGAGCATTGGAATTTGGCACTGATGCCGGATCTTTGGATGGCTCTGCGACCGAGAAATACAGTGCGGCAAATTCAGCTACACCTGGGATAGACGTTACTCCATTGACAAATGTCACCAATCCTACAAACGCTTCAAACACTCTGGATATTGAGACCAGCCAGACAAATACTAATCAGTATAACGCTACATCGCAAATG TTGTCAAGCAATGATAGCTTGCCAGTGTCTAGTGACCACTCTCTAAGTTCGCAAAGCGGTTTTGTCGCTCGTAGTGGCAATAGTGCTCCTTCTCTGGATATTACCAAGCAGGACTTCTCCTCCCAGGTATCTCCAGGGAACACACCTGGATATGGAACAACTGCCGCCTATCAATCACAGAAGACAGCTTATCAGCCATCCAATGCGACACCAAACAGCTACAATGCATACTCAACTAGTACGCAATCGACCCAATCATCATTCCCTGCACAATCTGCTAGTAACAGTAGCAGTTACTCAGCTACCGCAGCAGTCACCCAGGTCTCTGGTTACAACACGTCATCCTCTTATTCCCAAAATAATGCCTCCACTTTCAATCAAACTTCCCCAGCTGCTGTCGCGTCTGCAGCATCAACCTATAGCCAAAATACGACTAATCAG GTATTTCAGCCAGCAAGTGGTTATGTACCTGCAACAACGTCTCAGTATCAGCCGCAATCTGTAGCCACTAATACTGCGGCTAACAGCAACTCGGGTTACCAAGCAACTGGTTATCAAGGCTCCTCTTCATTCCAATCTACCCCACAGGCTTATCAGAATTCTGGAGCTAACTTTACTTCACCAATTACTCAAGCGTCTAGCGGCTATCAAAGTGCAACGCAATCG GTTTACGCCAGTGCGTATAGCAGTTATGGTAGCCAACCACAGACTGGGACTCACAATCACAAACTCAATAGTGGTACAAATAAGGATTCGCAATACGATGGCAGTGCGACAACGTCCAGTAATTCACTTGCCACGACAAGTGCGCCAGCTTTGGGTCTTCCGACTACAGCAAATAGTTCGCAAGCAAAAGCAACCAGTTCAAACG CTGTACCAAAGAGCACGTCGAGTGGAGTCGTGACTGGCAGTGGCAGTGGGGCTGGCAGTATGACAGGTGGTAGTGCTGCTGGAAGCATGGCACCAATTCTCAGTCATCAGTATATCATGGGACAAGGTGTTCCGTATGCAGCGTTCCAACAGCCAATGTACAGCTACGAAGATTTGCAGCTGATGCAGCAGAGAATACCACATATG ACGACTGGCCCAGCAACGAGTCTCGGAGGAGGACGCGGGGATGCGTTGACCGGCGTCCAAGGAGTTCAGGGTGTTCAGGGTGTACAAGGGGCCTATACCAGTATTAGCGATGCCAGGTTTGCTAGAAATGATAGCAACGCGTCGCCAGTTCCCTCAACTATGTCTCAACAG ACTGCTACGCAGCATCAGCAACCGATGATGAACCCAACGTTACCACCTGGATACGCATATTTTGCATATGGTGGTGGTATGATGCCTGGAAGTTTTCAGTATGGAACGCCAGCCATTTACCCA CAGATTGCTGCAGCTGGAAATGCAGGCACCAATAGCGGCGCATATAGTGCAAAACCAGGTAGTTACGGTTCTGGTTACGGTGGTGGTGCTAGTTATGATGCATTGGCAAGCGCTGGACCAGCTGGCGAGTATAAAGGTGCCAGCAGCGGTTACACAGGTACACAAACTGGCAAGACTGGGACATCCACTGGAAATACCAACTCCGGAGGATCTTCCGCCACTGAGATCAGTGCAACGATGTATGGGAAGAGTCACGTCGCACTGAACAAGGTCAAT TCATACGATAAACAGACGTTCCATTCGGCCACTCCCCCTCCATTTGGGTTAGCTGGAAGTCAGAGTGCTGCTTTACCAGGTGGTTACGGAGCCCCGCATTTGTTTATTCCCACAATGCCGCATCAGCTGCATCAGCCCTTACATCAAGATAGCGGCAGCACCACGGGACAGCGTTCAAATGCAAGTTCCCAGAACAAGGCTCAAGCTAAACCAGGAGGTTACAGTCCAAGCTACTGGGCTGGTGGTAACTAA
- the LOC124410456 gene encoding protein lingerer-like isoform X2 — MSSSNKSSVPSGGRGANKNKSSQQHSKSDHHHSKSTDTAKHDKAQPNTDQMRHAQIIDTRMAGGEDPTLKERIKQVMDMTRRSEDEVVLALHDCDGDLDRAVNNLLEGVTQEWEVKKKKTRQPGGSKQNADQSGGQDDGGDWEERRNQRGGGPPRLRGRGANHDNRGWRGRENKENERNMEDSSREGGYSGNRRGRGAPGRSGRGGRGGGRGLGPRTFANRGDNGSGAPGHSFSRPIDTWTGSEEQQQTVQEPKMDAWNNLEPTEDWDNEEYTGSLADTKVFTPSGGLPEPTPGAEDPKHQEVQPLQSAQTVKLSPLQQDELPKLSDTSMQQHQQQLQQQQQSMVSQQQQQTQSMLNMPTMQLPQQPHVSTGGVLTAAQSQYFTQLTQQTSENLKAANQGAFSSTMNNQPQRQPKQRPRVPPPSKIPSSAVEMPGDAVNSGIGFLDVQFGALEFGTDAGSLDGSATEKYSAANSATPGIDVTPLTNVTNPTNASNTLDIETSQTNTNQYNATSQMLSSNDSLPVSSDHSLSSQSGFVARSGNSAPSLDITKQDFSSQVSPGNTPGYGTTAAYQSQKTAYQPSNATPNSYNAYSTSTQSTQSSFPAQSASNSSSYSATAAVTQVSGYNTSSSYSQNNASTFNQTSPAAVASAASTYSQNTTNQVFQPASGYVPATTSQYQPQSVATNTAANSNSGYQATGYQGSSSFQSTPQAYQNSGANFTSPITQASSGYQSATQSVYASAYSSYGSQPQTGTHNHKLNSGTNKDSQYDGSATTSSNSLATTSAPALGLPTTANSSQAKATSSNAVPKSTSSGVVTGSGSGAGSMTGGSAAGSMAPILSHQYIMGQGVPYAAFQQPMYSYEDLQLMQQRIPHMSTTGYYDAALGYQTTGPATSLGGGRGDALTGVQGVQGVQGVQGAYTSISDARFARNDSNASPVPSTMSQQTATQHQQPMMNPTLPPGYAYFAYGGGMMPGSFQYGTPAIYPIAAAGNAGTNSGAYSAKPGSYGSGYGGGASYDALASAGPAGEYKGASSGYTGTQTGKTGTSTGNTNSGGSSATEISATMYGKSHVALNKVNSYDKQTFHSATPPPFGLAGSQSAALPGGYGAPHLFIPTMPHQLHQPLHQDSGSTTGQRSNASSQNKAQAKPGGYSPSYWAGGN, encoded by the exons ATGAGTTCAAGCAACAAATCGTCGGTGCCCTCCGGAGGGAGAGGCGCCAATAAGAACAAGTCATCACAGCAACACAGCAAGTCTGACCATCATCACTCCAAGTCCACAGACACAGCCAAACACGACAAAGCACAG CCTAATACGGACCAGATGCGACACGCACAAATCATTGACACTCGGATGGCTGGCGGGGAGGATCCGACACTAAAAGAGCGCATAAAGCAAGTGATGGATATGACACGCCGTTCCGAGGACGAAGTGGTGCTAGCTCTGCATGATTGTGACGGTGATTTGGATCGTGCTGTCAATAATCTGCTTGAGGGTGTCACGCAGGAATGggaagtgaaaaagaagaagacccGTCAACCGGGAGGCTCAAAGCAGAATGCTGATCAATCAGGTGGCCAGGACGACGGTGGAGATTGGGAAGAGAGACGTAACCAACGAGGCGGTGGGCCTCCACGTTTGCGAGGACGCGGAGCAAACCATGACAATCGTGGCT GGCGTGGACGAGAGAACAAAGAGAATGAACGAAACATGGAAGATAGTAGCCGTGAGGGTGGGTACAGCGGAAACAGACGCGGCAGAGGCGCACCTGGTCGGTCAGGACGTGGTGGTCGAGGAGGTGGTAGGGGTCTTGGACCCCGTACTTTTGCCAATCGAGGTGATAATGGCTCAGGTGCACCGGGGCACAGCTTTAGTCGTCCCATTGACACTTGGACTGGCAGTGAAGAACAGCAACAGACAGTTCAGGAGCCCAAGATGG ATGCTTGGAATAATCTCGAACCCACTGAGGATTGGGATAACGAAGAATATACTGGCTCTCTAGCAGACACTAAAGTTTTTACTCCGAGTGGCGGTTTGCCTGAACCTACACCTGGCGCAGAAGATCCAAAGCACCAAGAAGTTCAACCCCTACAGTCGGCTCAAACTGTTAAACTATCTCCATTGCAACAAGAT GAACTGCCCAAGTTGTCAGATACTTCCATGCAGCAACATCAACAGCAgttacagcagcagcaacaatcCATGGTCTctcagcaacagcagcagacACAGTCGATGTTGAATATGCCAACGATGCAATTACCTCAACAACCTCACGTCTCGACCGGAGGAGTTCTTACAGCTGCCCAGAGTCAGTATTTCACTCAGCTTACTCAACAAACGAGTGAAAACTTGAAGGCAGCCAATCAAGGCGCGTTCTCGTCAACGATGAACAATCAG CCCCAGAGGCAACCAAAGCAGCGACCTCGAGTACCCCCTCCTTCAAAGATCCCGTCAAGCGCGGTTGAAATGCCTGGCGATGCTGTGAACAGTGGTATTGGATTTCTCGACGTTCAGTTTGGAGCATTGGAATTTGGCACTGATGCCGGATCTTTGGATGGCTCTGCGACCGAGAAATACAGTGCGGCAAATTCAGCTACACCTGGGATAGACGTTACTCCATTGACAAATGTCACCAATCCTACAAACGCTTCAAACACTCTGGATATTGAGACCAGCCAGACAAATACTAATCAGTATAACGCTACATCGCAAATG TTGTCAAGCAATGATAGCTTGCCAGTGTCTAGTGACCACTCTCTAAGTTCGCAAAGCGGTTTTGTCGCTCGTAGTGGCAATAGTGCTCCTTCTCTGGATATTACCAAGCAGGACTTCTCCTCCCAGGTATCTCCAGGGAACACACCTGGATATGGAACAACTGCCGCCTATCAATCACAGAAGACAGCTTATCAGCCATCCAATGCGACACCAAACAGCTACAATGCATACTCAACTAGTACGCAATCGACCCAATCATCATTCCCTGCACAATCTGCTAGTAACAGTAGCAGTTACTCAGCTACCGCAGCAGTCACCCAGGTCTCTGGTTACAACACGTCATCCTCTTATTCCCAAAATAATGCCTCCACTTTCAATCAAACTTCCCCAGCTGCTGTCGCGTCTGCAGCATCAACCTATAGCCAAAATACGACTAATCAG GTATTTCAGCCAGCAAGTGGTTATGTACCTGCAACAACGTCTCAGTATCAGCCGCAATCTGTAGCCACTAATACTGCGGCTAACAGCAACTCGGGTTACCAAGCAACTGGTTATCAAGGCTCCTCTTCATTCCAATCTACCCCACAGGCTTATCAGAATTCTGGAGCTAACTTTACTTCACCAATTACTCAAGCGTCTAGCGGCTATCAAAGTGCAACGCAATCG GTTTACGCCAGTGCGTATAGCAGTTATGGTAGCCAACCACAGACTGGGACTCACAATCACAAACTCAATAGTGGTACAAATAAGGATTCGCAATACGATGGCAGTGCGACAACGTCCAGTAATTCACTTGCCACGACAAGTGCGCCAGCTTTGGGTCTTCCGACTACAGCAAATAGTTCGCAAGCAAAAGCAACCAGTTCAAACG CTGTACCAAAGAGCACGTCGAGTGGAGTCGTGACTGGCAGTGGCAGTGGGGCTGGCAGTATGACAGGTGGTAGTGCTGCTGGAAGCATGGCACCAATTCTCAGTCATCAGTATATCATGGGACAAGGTGTTCCGTATGCAGCGTTCCAACAGCCAATGTACAGCTACGAAGATTTGCAGCTGATGCAGCAGAGAATACCACATATG TCCACTACTGGTTACTATGACGCGGCTCTGGGCTATCAGACGACTGGCCCAGCAACGAGTCTCGGAGGAGGACGCGGGGATGCGTTGACCGGCGTCCAAGGAGTTCAGGGTGTTCAGGGTGTACAAGGGGCCTATACCAGTATTAGCGATGCCAGGTTTGCTAGAAATGATAGCAACGCGTCGCCAGTTCCCTCAACTATGTCTCAACAG ACTGCTACGCAGCATCAGCAACCGATGATGAACCCAACGTTACCACCTGGATACGCATATTTTGCATATGGTGGTGGTATGATGCCTGGAAGTTTTCAGTATGGAACGCCAGCCATTTACCCA ATTGCTGCAGCTGGAAATGCAGGCACCAATAGCGGCGCATATAGTGCAAAACCAGGTAGTTACGGTTCTGGTTACGGTGGTGGTGCTAGTTATGATGCATTGGCAAGCGCTGGACCAGCTGGCGAGTATAAAGGTGCCAGCAGCGGTTACACAGGTACACAAACTGGCAAGACTGGGACATCCACTGGAAATACCAACTCCGGAGGATCTTCCGCCACTGAGATCAGTGCAACGATGTATGGGAAGAGTCACGTCGCACTGAACAAGGTCAAT TCATACGATAAACAGACGTTCCATTCGGCCACTCCCCCTCCATTTGGGTTAGCTGGAAGTCAGAGTGCTGCTTTACCAGGTGGTTACGGAGCCCCGCATTTGTTTATTCCCACAATGCCGCATCAGCTGCATCAGCCCTTACATCAAGATAGCGGCAGCACCACGGGACAGCGTTCAAATGCAAGTTCCCAGAACAAGGCTCAAGCTAAACCAGGAGGTTACAGTCCAAGCTACTGGGCTGGTGGTAACTAA
- the LOC124410456 gene encoding protein lingerer-like isoform X1 — translation MSSSNKSSVPSGGRGANKNKSSQQHSKSDHHHSKSTDTAKHDKAQPNTDQMRHAQIIDTRMAGGEDPTLKERIKQVMDMTRRSEDEVVLALHDCDGDLDRAVNNLLEGVTQEWEVKKKKTRQPGGSKQNADQSGGQDDGGDWEERRNQRGGGPPRLRGRGANHDNRGWRGRENKENERNMEDSSREGGYSGNRRGRGAPGRSGRGGRGGGRGLGPRTFANRGDNGSGAPGHSFSRPIDTWTGSEEQQQTVQEPKMDAWNNLEPTEDWDNEEYTGSLADTKVFTPSGGLPEPTPGAEDPKHQEVQPLQSAQTVKLSPLQQDELPKLSDTSMQQHQQQLQQQQQSMVSQQQQQTQSMLNMPTMQLPQQPHVSTGGVLTAAQSQYFTQLTQQTSENLKAANQGAFSSTMNNQPQRQPKQRPRVPPPSKIPSSAVEMPGDAVNSGIGFLDVQFGALEFGTDAGSLDGSATEKYSAANSATPGIDVTPLTNVTNPTNASNTLDIETSQTNTNQYNATSQMLSSNDSLPVSSDHSLSSQSGFVARSGNSAPSLDITKQDFSSQVSPGNTPGYGTTAAYQSQKTAYQPSNATPNSYNAYSTSTQSTQSSFPAQSASNSSSYSATAAVTQVSGYNTSSSYSQNNASTFNQTSPAAVASAASTYSQNTTNQVFQPASGYVPATTSQYQPQSVATNTAANSNSGYQATGYQGSSSFQSTPQAYQNSGANFTSPITQASSGYQSATQSVYASAYSSYGSQPQTGTHNHKLNSGTNKDSQYDGSATTSSNSLATTSAPALGLPTTANSSQAKATSSNAVPKSTSSGVVTGSGSGAGSMTGGSAAGSMAPILSHQYIMGQGVPYAAFQQPMYSYEDLQLMQQRIPHMSTTGYYDAALGYQTTGPATSLGGGRGDALTGVQGVQGVQGVQGAYTSISDARFARNDSNASPVPSTMSQQTATQHQQPMMNPTLPPGYAYFAYGGGMMPGSFQYGTPAIYPQIAAAGNAGTNSGAYSAKPGSYGSGYGGGASYDALASAGPAGEYKGASSGYTGTQTGKTGTSTGNTNSGGSSATEISATMYGKSHVALNKVNSYDKQTFHSATPPPFGLAGSQSAALPGGYGAPHLFIPTMPHQLHQPLHQDSGSTTGQRSNASSQNKAQAKPGGYSPSYWAGGN, via the exons ATGAGTTCAAGCAACAAATCGTCGGTGCCCTCCGGAGGGAGAGGCGCCAATAAGAACAAGTCATCACAGCAACACAGCAAGTCTGACCATCATCACTCCAAGTCCACAGACACAGCCAAACACGACAAAGCACAG CCTAATACGGACCAGATGCGACACGCACAAATCATTGACACTCGGATGGCTGGCGGGGAGGATCCGACACTAAAAGAGCGCATAAAGCAAGTGATGGATATGACACGCCGTTCCGAGGACGAAGTGGTGCTAGCTCTGCATGATTGTGACGGTGATTTGGATCGTGCTGTCAATAATCTGCTTGAGGGTGTCACGCAGGAATGggaagtgaaaaagaagaagacccGTCAACCGGGAGGCTCAAAGCAGAATGCTGATCAATCAGGTGGCCAGGACGACGGTGGAGATTGGGAAGAGAGACGTAACCAACGAGGCGGTGGGCCTCCACGTTTGCGAGGACGCGGAGCAAACCATGACAATCGTGGCT GGCGTGGACGAGAGAACAAAGAGAATGAACGAAACATGGAAGATAGTAGCCGTGAGGGTGGGTACAGCGGAAACAGACGCGGCAGAGGCGCACCTGGTCGGTCAGGACGTGGTGGTCGAGGAGGTGGTAGGGGTCTTGGACCCCGTACTTTTGCCAATCGAGGTGATAATGGCTCAGGTGCACCGGGGCACAGCTTTAGTCGTCCCATTGACACTTGGACTGGCAGTGAAGAACAGCAACAGACAGTTCAGGAGCCCAAGATGG ATGCTTGGAATAATCTCGAACCCACTGAGGATTGGGATAACGAAGAATATACTGGCTCTCTAGCAGACACTAAAGTTTTTACTCCGAGTGGCGGTTTGCCTGAACCTACACCTGGCGCAGAAGATCCAAAGCACCAAGAAGTTCAACCCCTACAGTCGGCTCAAACTGTTAAACTATCTCCATTGCAACAAGAT GAACTGCCCAAGTTGTCAGATACTTCCATGCAGCAACATCAACAGCAgttacagcagcagcaacaatcCATGGTCTctcagcaacagcagcagacACAGTCGATGTTGAATATGCCAACGATGCAATTACCTCAACAACCTCACGTCTCGACCGGAGGAGTTCTTACAGCTGCCCAGAGTCAGTATTTCACTCAGCTTACTCAACAAACGAGTGAAAACTTGAAGGCAGCCAATCAAGGCGCGTTCTCGTCAACGATGAACAATCAG CCCCAGAGGCAACCAAAGCAGCGACCTCGAGTACCCCCTCCTTCAAAGATCCCGTCAAGCGCGGTTGAAATGCCTGGCGATGCTGTGAACAGTGGTATTGGATTTCTCGACGTTCAGTTTGGAGCATTGGAATTTGGCACTGATGCCGGATCTTTGGATGGCTCTGCGACCGAGAAATACAGTGCGGCAAATTCAGCTACACCTGGGATAGACGTTACTCCATTGACAAATGTCACCAATCCTACAAACGCTTCAAACACTCTGGATATTGAGACCAGCCAGACAAATACTAATCAGTATAACGCTACATCGCAAATG TTGTCAAGCAATGATAGCTTGCCAGTGTCTAGTGACCACTCTCTAAGTTCGCAAAGCGGTTTTGTCGCTCGTAGTGGCAATAGTGCTCCTTCTCTGGATATTACCAAGCAGGACTTCTCCTCCCAGGTATCTCCAGGGAACACACCTGGATATGGAACAACTGCCGCCTATCAATCACAGAAGACAGCTTATCAGCCATCCAATGCGACACCAAACAGCTACAATGCATACTCAACTAGTACGCAATCGACCCAATCATCATTCCCTGCACAATCTGCTAGTAACAGTAGCAGTTACTCAGCTACCGCAGCAGTCACCCAGGTCTCTGGTTACAACACGTCATCCTCTTATTCCCAAAATAATGCCTCCACTTTCAATCAAACTTCCCCAGCTGCTGTCGCGTCTGCAGCATCAACCTATAGCCAAAATACGACTAATCAG GTATTTCAGCCAGCAAGTGGTTATGTACCTGCAACAACGTCTCAGTATCAGCCGCAATCTGTAGCCACTAATACTGCGGCTAACAGCAACTCGGGTTACCAAGCAACTGGTTATCAAGGCTCCTCTTCATTCCAATCTACCCCACAGGCTTATCAGAATTCTGGAGCTAACTTTACTTCACCAATTACTCAAGCGTCTAGCGGCTATCAAAGTGCAACGCAATCG GTTTACGCCAGTGCGTATAGCAGTTATGGTAGCCAACCACAGACTGGGACTCACAATCACAAACTCAATAGTGGTACAAATAAGGATTCGCAATACGATGGCAGTGCGACAACGTCCAGTAATTCACTTGCCACGACAAGTGCGCCAGCTTTGGGTCTTCCGACTACAGCAAATAGTTCGCAAGCAAAAGCAACCAGTTCAAACG CTGTACCAAAGAGCACGTCGAGTGGAGTCGTGACTGGCAGTGGCAGTGGGGCTGGCAGTATGACAGGTGGTAGTGCTGCTGGAAGCATGGCACCAATTCTCAGTCATCAGTATATCATGGGACAAGGTGTTCCGTATGCAGCGTTCCAACAGCCAATGTACAGCTACGAAGATTTGCAGCTGATGCAGCAGAGAATACCACATATG TCCACTACTGGTTACTATGACGCGGCTCTGGGCTATCAGACGACTGGCCCAGCAACGAGTCTCGGAGGAGGACGCGGGGATGCGTTGACCGGCGTCCAAGGAGTTCAGGGTGTTCAGGGTGTACAAGGGGCCTATACCAGTATTAGCGATGCCAGGTTTGCTAGAAATGATAGCAACGCGTCGCCAGTTCCCTCAACTATGTCTCAACAG ACTGCTACGCAGCATCAGCAACCGATGATGAACCCAACGTTACCACCTGGATACGCATATTTTGCATATGGTGGTGGTATGATGCCTGGAAGTTTTCAGTATGGAACGCCAGCCATTTACCCA CAGATTGCTGCAGCTGGAAATGCAGGCACCAATAGCGGCGCATATAGTGCAAAACCAGGTAGTTACGGTTCTGGTTACGGTGGTGGTGCTAGTTATGATGCATTGGCAAGCGCTGGACCAGCTGGCGAGTATAAAGGTGCCAGCAGCGGTTACACAGGTACACAAACTGGCAAGACTGGGACATCCACTGGAAATACCAACTCCGGAGGATCTTCCGCCACTGAGATCAGTGCAACGATGTATGGGAAGAGTCACGTCGCACTGAACAAGGTCAAT TCATACGATAAACAGACGTTCCATTCGGCCACTCCCCCTCCATTTGGGTTAGCTGGAAGTCAGAGTGCTGCTTTACCAGGTGGTTACGGAGCCCCGCATTTGTTTATTCCCACAATGCCGCATCAGCTGCATCAGCCCTTACATCAAGATAGCGGCAGCACCACGGGACAGCGTTCAAATGCAAGTTCCCAGAACAAGGCTCAAGCTAAACCAGGAGGTTACAGTCCAAGCTACTGGGCTGGTGGTAACTAA